A genomic segment from Aegilops tauschii subsp. strangulata cultivar AL8/78 chromosome 1, Aet v6.0, whole genome shotgun sequence encodes:
- the LOC109758808 gene encoding ethylene-responsive transcription factor ERF053-like: MSMRRLGAADFRRVRERRSGVFSSEISFGEKRLSLGTFDTAEEAARAYDAAAWRLRRPRWDMNFPDVSMSQRAQDLAHLPRLFTDEDRRDNRRRQRRLAIAEMDVEARSGANASRRTSSTSAICYGELSMYHFQLAGGVGEEGGKRGVR, encoded by the exons ATGTCGATGCGCCGCCTGGGCGCTGCTGATTTCCGCAGAGTCCGCGAGCGCCGCTCCGGCGTCTTCTCCTCCGAAATCTCGTTCGGCGAAAAACGGCTCAGTCTCGGCACCTTCGACACCGCAGAGGAGGCGGCCCgtgcgtacgacgcggcggcgtggcgcctccggcgGCCTCGTTGGGATATGAATTTCCCCGACGTGTCGATGAGCCAGCGCGCGCAGGATCTCGCGCATCTCCCGCGGCTTTTCACGGACGAGGATCGTCGTGACAACCGGAGGCGGCAACGTCGCCTAGCGATCGCGGAGATGGACGTGGAAGCCAGGAGTGGCGCgaacgcttcccgcaggacatcgtCAACGAGCGCCA TATGCTATGGTGAACTATCTATGTATCATTTTCAACTTGCCGGCGGCGTCGGCGAGGAAGGAGGCAAGCGAGGGGTGCGCTAG